One Gemmatimonadota bacterium genomic window, CAGCCATTTGTCGCGCGTCGCGCCGACTACGACCGCTACGATGGCCGCGTACCTCCCCCAACAGTCTCTATCCCCTTCTCAGACGACCTGCATCCCCACATCAAATCCTGGCGCGAAGGCTGCGGTATTGAAACCGTCACAGAAGCCGAAATCCATCGCGCGCGCACCGCATACTGGGCACTTGTGGATCGCATGGATTACATGATCGGGCAGATTCTCACAGCCCTCCGCCAAAACGATCTGATCGAAAACACCCTCATCATTTACATGTCAGACCACGGCGAACAAGCCGGCGAACACGGCCTGTGGTGGAAACAAACCTTCTACGAACACTCCGCCAAAGTACCCGCCATCCTCTCCTGGCCCGGTCACCTGCCCGAAGGCAAGCACTTTGACAACGTCATATCTTCTCTTGACCTCAACGCCACCATGATCGACGCCCTGCAATGTCCCGAACTCCCCCACTCTCGTGGACGTTCACTCCTGCCGCTTATGCGCGGCGAAAACACATCCTGGGACAACCTCGCCTTCTCCGAATTTTGTCAGGACAGCGCAGGCGGGGGCGGACCCTTTCCTTCCAAAGGTGTGTACCAGCGCATGATTCGGCAGGACGAATGGAAATATAATTACTACCACAATCAACCCTGTCAGCTCTTCAACCTGAAAGAAGACCCCAACGAATTGCACGACCGCGCAAACGACCCGTCCTGTCAAAACCTGATCAACAATTTTACCGCCCGCATCCTCAATGGCTGGAATCCCGACGCCATCGCCTCTCAACTCGCCGCCCGAAACAGAGACACCCGCATCCTCACCGCATGGGCGCGCCACACCAAACCCGCAGATACGATCCGCTGGGACCTGCGCCCCGAAATGGATTATCTGGAATAGTAGATGCCTATGAAAACCGAACTCACCAGACTCGACCTGGCCTGCTGGGGCGGGTTTATGATGTTTGCCACCAGCGGTGTTGTCACCCCAATATGCCTGCCCGAAATATCCAGAGCTCTGTCCATCTCCCTCTCTGAAAGCGGCGGCCTGGAAACCGCGCGAACATGTCTTTTGCTCGTCGTCTTAATCCTGTCCGGCATCCTCGCGCGCAAATGGGGCAAAAAACATTTTGTGACCTGGGGGCAATATCTCCTCGCCATCGGCCTCCTCATGATCAGCTATGCCGATAGCTATCCCATGCTTATCCTGTCCCTCATGGTCACCGGCATTGGCGGTGGATTCACCGAAGCCCTCATCAATCCCCTGGTTATCGACATCCACCCCAAAGACTCGGGCAAATACCTCAACATCACCAATGCCTTTTACCCCGTCGGCGTCATGGTCTCCGCGCTACTCTTTGGCGAACTCCTGACCCTCGGATATTCCTGGCGGCTCGTGTTTCGCATTGCGGCAGCGGGTGCGCTTTTCATGGGCATCTCGTTCCACCTATCGCGCTTTCCCATCTCCGTAGCAGATCGGCAATCATCCAAACACCTGATTGCACAAATCCTCAAAACGCCCAAATTCTGGCTCTTTGCCATCGCCATATTTTTGGGCGCAGGTGTCGAAGCGGCATTCACATTCTGGAGCCGCAGCTATGTGGAAACCTACCTCCAGGACATGCCCCGCGCCGGTGCAATCGCTGTCGTCGTCTTTGCGATCACAATGGCACTGGGCCGCTTGCTCTCCGCAAAATTATCCCAGATGATCCGCCTGAAAACCCTGATGCTCGGTTCCGCCATCTTCGGTGTTGTCGTCAGCAGCGGCATTCCCTTCTCCGAAAACCTGATTGGATTTTACATCCTGCTCCTTTTCGCAGGATTTGCAACCGCCTGCTTCTGGCCCACCATACTCGCCGAAGCCGCAGAACACCTGTCCTTTGACACCACCATGCTCTTTGTCGTACTCGCCTGCTTTGGCATTGCCGGATTTGGCCTCATCCCCTGGATCATGGGCGTTATCGGAGACAGCGCCAGCCTGAAAGCGGGTTTCTCTATTATACCCGGCCTCTTTATCGGCCTGATCGTCGTAATCTCCATCACAAAGCGTTAATCACCCGGCGGCCAAACTGTTTTTTTCGTATATGCCTCTTTCAGATCGCGCCAATACCGCCTGCCTTTGTGAACCAGATTTGTCGGCGCAAACCGCTTGTTCAAACCCTTCTCGTGACTCGACCGCCCCGTATCGGTTCGATATTGCAATGTGAACCGCATCAATTGTGCGAGCAAATCAAAACGCGCATCTGCATATTCTGGATCGGCCCAAACATTTTCGATCTCACCCGGATC contains:
- a CDS encoding sulfatase-like hydrolase/transferase; this encodes MAQSKPNLLYIHSDQHDPYVTGCYGDKVVQTPNLDSLAANGVVFENCYCPSPICVPSRMSMLSGRYPFENEVWTNSHILNSSIPTFAHAMGAGGYDPVLVGRMHSNGPDQLHGYAQRLVGDHGPNHPGGGGVNHGMLSGTAGPARVSLTKSGIGQSAYQVHDEDVTAATVAYLDRLGVKKRAGQPSEPFSLTVGYMLPHQPFVARRADYDRYDGRVPPPTVSIPFSDDLHPHIKSWREGCGIETVTEAEIHRARTAYWALVDRMDYMIGQILTALRQNDLIENTLIIYMSDHGEQAGEHGLWWKQTFYEHSAKVPAILSWPGHLPEGKHFDNVISSLDLNATMIDALQCPELPHSRGRSLLPLMRGENTSWDNLAFSEFCQDSAGGGGPFPSKGVYQRMIRQDEWKYNYYHNQPCQLFNLKEDPNELHDRANDPSCQNLINNFTARILNGWNPDAIASQLAARNRDTRILTAWARHTKPADTIRWDLRPEMDYLE
- a CDS encoding MFS transporter, with the protein product MPMKTELTRLDLACWGGFMMFATSGVVTPICLPEISRALSISLSESGGLETARTCLLLVVLILSGILARKWGKKHFVTWGQYLLAIGLLMISYADSYPMLILSLMVTGIGGGFTEALINPLVIDIHPKDSGKYLNITNAFYPVGVMVSALLFGELLTLGYSWRLVFRIAAAGALFMGISFHLSRFPISVADRQSSKHLIAQILKTPKFWLFAIAIFLGAGVEAAFTFWSRSYVETYLQDMPRAGAIAVVVFAITMALGRLLSAKLSQMIRLKTLMLGSAIFGVVVSSGIPFSENLIGFYILLLFAGFATACFWPTILAEAAEHLSFDTTMLFVVLACFGIAGFGLIPWIMGVIGDSASLKAGFSIIPGLFIGLIVVISITKR